One stretch of Excalfactoria chinensis isolate bCotChi1 chromosome 2, bCotChi1.hap2, whole genome shotgun sequence DNA includes these proteins:
- the LOC140247718 gene encoding epidermal retinol dehydrogenase 2-like, producing MNFFLELLKVIGLSTYYMLESLVFLFVPKRKKNVSGEIVLITGAGSGIGRLLSLKFAKLGATLVLWDINQDGLQETLRLAKENGAVRIHSYICDCSKRQEVYRVADQVKKEVGDVSILVNNAGIVTGKSFIESPDSLVEKTMEVNTMAHFWTYKAFLPAMIASNHGHLVSIASSAGLIGVNRLADYCASKFAAVGFAESISLEMRALGKTGVKTTTVCPYFINTGMFDGCRTKWPLLLPILDPDYVAEKIMTAIRRDQAILLLPRILYLFFALKNILPVKVGILLVDFVGALHFMDSFKGRAKKD from the exons ATGAACTTCTTCCTGGAGCTGCTCAAAGTCATTGGACTTTCAACATATTACATGCTGGAATcactggtgtttttgtttgtgccTAAACGTAAGAAGAACGTGAGTGGTGAAATAGTATTAATAACGGGAGCAGGAAGTGGAATCGGAAGACTCTTATCCTTAAAATTTGCCAAACTTGGAGCCACGCTCGTTCTTTGGGACATTAACCAAGATGGACTCCAGGAGACGCTTAGACTTGCCAAAGAAAATGGAGCAGTAAGGATACATTCTTACATCTGTGACTGCAGCAAAAGGCAGGAAGTCTACAGAGTAGCAGATCAG GTTAAAAAAGAAGTTGGCGATGTCAGCATCCTGGTCAACAACGCTGGTATTGTAACAGGAAAGAGCTTTATCGAATCTCCAGATTCGCTTGTGGAAAAAACTATGGAAGTGAACACAATGGCACACTTTTGG ACTTATAAAGCCTTCCTTCCAGCAATGATAGCCTCTAACCATGGACACTTGGTTAGCATTGCAAGCTCAGCAGGACTGATTGGAGTCAATCGTCTTGCAG ATTACTGTGCAAGTAAGTTTGCAGCCGTTGGTTTTGCAGAGTCGATTAGTTTAGAGATGAGAGCTCTGGGAAAGACTGGTGTTAAAACCACAACCGTGTGTCCTTACTTCATAAACACGGGGATGTTTGATGGCTGCAGGACCAA gTGGCCACTTCTGCTCCCCATTTTAGACCCAGATTATGTGGCTGAAAAGATAATGACCGCTATTCGCCGAGACCAAGCAATTTTGTTACTACCACGCATTTTGTATctcttctttgctttgaaaaa TATCCTACCAGTGAAAGTGGGCATTCTCCTTGTGGACTTTGTTGGAGCCCTCCATTTCATGGATAGCTTCAAAGGTCGAGCGAAGAAGGACTGA